In Ctenopharyngodon idella isolate HZGC_01 chromosome 2, HZGC01, whole genome shotgun sequence, the following are encoded in one genomic region:
- the LOC127503114 gene encoding gastrula zinc finger protein XlCGF57.1-like, with product MEPIKSEIVDMNEAEPSRVNTEEQRGLLEVKEECQEINEVEGKHQYPDPHNFKPGEKSLTFENNYFQFLRRRSQRTEVEHSFTCKQCGKTFTRKQLLVDHIRIHLGLEPFTCDQCGKSFVRKALLNDHMRNHTGQKPFACLQCGKSFSVKGDLKLHMEIHIGEKPYSCDKCEKSFNRKGLLIDHMRIHTGEKPFLCDQCGKSFIRKALLNDHMRSHTGEKPYRCSQCGKRFSLRGNLNCHMRIHTGEKPYKCDQCGKSFTFKGKLKHHYRIHTGATPFTCNQCGKNFAQSDSLTYHLRSHAGIKPFKCDQCGEAFILGSRLKKHMKVHANERPYFCSICGKTFSRLDCFKMHHKVHTGVKAHVCSECGNSFGRAGDLKIHQRIHTGEKPYKCSHCDKRFNQLGQLKLHERVHTGEKPYQCPSCGRGFTSSSARLIHVRKHCPKLSK from the exons ATGGAGCCTATTAAATCGGAGATTGTGGACATGAATGAGGCAGAACCCAGCAGAGTGAACACTGAGGAGCAAAGAG GTCTTTTGGAGGTAAAAGAGGAATGTCAAGAAATAAATGAAGTGGAGGGGAAACATCAGTATCCGGATCCTCATAATTTTAAACCTGGAGAAAAATCTTTGacttttgaaaataattattttcagtttttgagaagaagatctcaaagaactGAGGTAGAACATTCTTTCACATGCAAGCAGTGTGGAAAGACTTTCACTCGTAAACAACTCCTTGTTGACCACATACGAATTCACTTGGGGTTGGAGCccttcacatgtgatcagtgtggaaagagttttgtgCGTAAAGCACTCTTGAATGATCACATGAGAAATCACACTGGACAGAAGCCTTTCGCATGCcttcaatgtggaaagagtttctctGTTAAGGGAGACCTTAAGCTTCACATGGAAATTCATattggagagaaaccttacagcTGTGATAagtgtgaaaagagtttcaACCGTAAAGGACTTCTAATTgatcacatgagaattcacactggagaaaaacctttcttatgtgatcagtgtggaaagagtttcattcGTAAAGCACTTCTGAACGATCACATGCGAagtcacaccggagagaagccttacagaTGCTCTCAATGCGGGAAGCGTTTCTCACTTAGAGGAAACCTTAATtgtcacatgagaattcatactggagagaagccttacaaaTGTGATCAATGCGGGAAGAGCTTCACATTTAAAGGAAAACTTAAGCATCACTatagaattcacactggagcgACACCTTTCACATGCAATCAGTGTGGGAAGAATTTTGCACAGTCAGACAGCCTTACATATCATCTGCGCTCTCATGCTGGAATAAAGCCATTTaaatgtgatcagtgtggtgaAGCATTTATTTTGGGATCACGTcttaaaaaacacatgaaagttCATGCAAATGAGAGGCCTTACTTTTGCTCTATTTGTGGAAAGACATTTTCACGACTGGACTGTTTTAAAATGCACCATAAAGTTCATACTGGAGTAAAAGCTCATGTGTGCTCTGAGTGTGGAAATAGCTTCGGCAGAGCCGGCGACTTGAAAATTCACCAAAGAAtccatactggagaaaaaccgtaCAAGTGCTCACattgtgacaagagattcaatcAGTTAGGGCAGCTGAAACTACATGAGCGAGtgcacactggagagaagccgtaccaGTGCCCTTCGTGTGGGAGGGGTTTCACCTCCTCAAGTGCTCGATTGATTCATGTGAGGAAGCATTGTCCAAAGTTGTCAAAGTGA